One part of the Eucalyptus grandis isolate ANBG69807.140 chromosome 10, ASM1654582v1, whole genome shotgun sequence genome encodes these proteins:
- the LOC104423428 gene encoding NAC domain-containing protein 90: MMEDHPTGFRFYPTEEELISFYLHNQLQGSLQDQLRRIIPVLDIYATEPWNLPELSGELCREDKEQWFFFAPMQEREARGGRPSRSTAVGYWKATGSPGYVHSSDNKAIGMKKSMVFYVGKAPTGRKTKWKLNEYRAIEMISPPNSNTPSSSMPVFRLRQEFALCRVYVVSGSSRAFDRRPLELMVAETIQGGDDGSGSGSGGGNGRLASSSRSVVENNAGGSSYTETTSMETEEPIWDWEPIWDSEPFWF, encoded by the exons ATGATGGAGGATCATCCGACAGGCTTCAGGTTCTATCCAACTGAGGAGGAGCTCATCTCTTTCTATTTGCACAATCAGCTCCAGGGCTCATTGCAAGACCAGCTCCGCCGGATCATTCCGGTCCTCGACATATATGCCACCGAGCCATGGAACCTCCCAG AGCTTTCTGGAGAGCTGTGCCGAGAAGACAAAGAGCAGTGGTTCTTCTTCGCTCCGATGCAGGAGAGAGAAGCCAGAGGAGGGAGACCGAGCAGAAGCACGGCGGTGGGTTATTGGAAGGCGACCGGCTCGCCCGGTTATGTCCACTCGTCGGATAACAAAGCGATTGGGATGAAGAAGTCCATGGTCTTCTACGTGGGAAAAGCTCCGAcaggaagaaaaaccaaatgGAAATTGAACGAGTATAGAGCCATAGAAATGATCTCGCCTCCCAATTCCAATACACCAAGTTCTAGTATGCCCGTGTTTAGG TTAAGGCAGGAGTTCGCGTTGTGCCGAGTGTATGTTGTGTCCGGGAGCTCCCGAGCATTTGATCGTCGCCCATTAGAGTTGATGGTTGCAGAGACAATACAAGGTGGAGATGATGGAAGTGggagcggcagcggcggcggcaatgGCAGATTGGCGTCATCATCAAGATCAGTGGTAGAAAATAATGCTGGAGGTTCCAGTTACACGGAGACGACTAGTATGGAAACAGAAGAACCTATATGGGATTGGGAACCTATATGGGATTCGGAACCATTTTGGTTTTAG